The Lacticaseibacillus rhamnosus DNA window GCTTTGCCGTGTGGGCATACTGCCGCGTGCCTGCTCCGGTGATAAGTAATGGACAGAGCCTAACAGAGAGTTGGTCATCGTCATTGAATTTTCCGATAACGCTACCGCAATGCCAAAATCGGTAATCTTGGCGTTACCATCCGGATCAATCAAAATATTTTGCGGTTTTAAATCACGATGGATAATATTGTGGTCATGCGCGGTCTGAACGGCTGACAAGATCTGTTCCATCATATCGACAACGCGTTGATAAGGAATCGGGAAGTGTTCAACGATATAGTGTTTCAAATCAGAGCCTTTGACATACTCCATCACCAAAAACTGCTGGCCGTGACTTTCACCCACATCATAAATCGACACAATATTGGGATGGACCAATTCACTTGTCGCCATGGCTTCACGCTGAAATCGGCGCACCGTATCCGGGTCATTTTGAAGATCAAGCCGTAAAACTTTGACCGCAACATCACGGTCAAGGATCAGATCGCGTGCCAAATAAACGTTGGCCATACCGCCTTCGCCTAACGTTTTGATGAGCTTATAGCGTTCATTTAAAATCGTCCCCGGCTCGATCATGACGGTTCCCTCCGATCCTGATGAATGATCAAAGCAGTGATATTGTCCGGACCCCCGGCAGCATTAGCCCGTAGAATTAGCTCCTGGGCCTTGCTTCCAATTGGCATATCCTGACGTAAAACTGCCGCAATGGCTTCATTATCGACCATATTCGTTAACCCATCCGAGCACAGCAGCAAATAATCATCAAATTCCATATCATAAATTGTCACATCTGCGTCAACATCGCTGCTAACTCCCAGCGAACGGGTGATCACGTTGCGTTGGGGAAAACGTTTGGCTTCTTCAGGGGTTAATTCACCATGTTTGACCAATTCGTTAACCAAACTATGATCCTCGGTAATCTGAACCAGATGCCCGTTGCGATATAAATACCCGCGCGAATCCCCGATATTGGCAACGACAAAACGGGTACCGCTAATGATCACTGCTACAACCGTTGTACCCATACCAGATAAGTCAGTATATTGTTTAGCCTTTTGCAGAATCATGTCATTTTCCTGCTGCAACTCAAAAATAAGCCAGCGGACGATGGACTCAATCTCGGCAGTGTCGGTTTTTTCAAAAGCATAGCCGAGATGGGAGACGGCCATTTCACTCGCCACGTCCCCGCCGCGATGGCCTCCCATTCCATCAGCCACTAAAGCAAGCGTGGCCTCAGACTGATTCTTAAAGATGCCAACATAATCCTGGTTATTTGGCCGGCGCCGACCAATATCGGTGCGATAAGCAAACTCCATACATACCCCTCATTTACGGCGAATCAGACTGGCGATGAAAAAGCCATCGGTATCATAATCGTCGGGAAATAATTGCAAAGCTGGTGCGCCATGCGTTTTGGCAAGTGGTTTTAGCGTCAAAACAGGTACCTGTTCGAACTCGGGATGCGTTGCTAAGAAGTGGGCCACCACATCCTGATTTTCCTCTTTTACCATTGTACATGTACTATACGTCAAGCGGCCACCGATTTTTAAAGTAGGTGCAACACTATCGAGAATCGCCAACTGAATTTTTTGCAGGTGTTGCAAGTCTTCAGGCTGTTTTGTGTACTTGATCTCGGGTTTACGCCGAATGAGCCCTAACCCGGAACAAGGTGCATCTACTAAAATTTTATCGAAAGACTCAGCAGCAAAGTTAGCCGCAACCTGACGCGCATCCATCACCTGTGCCGCCACGCGATCATCAAGGTCTAACCGCTTAGCATTTTGTTGAATCAAGCGGACTTTATTGGCGTGCAGATCCAAGGCAGTGACCCGCCCGCCTTGGTCAGGATCCAGATACTGGGCAATGTGCGTGGTTTTGCCGCCAGGAGCTGCACACGCATCAAGAACCTGATCGCCTGGTTGTACATCCAGACTCGGCGCCACAAGCATCGAGCTTTCATCCTGCATGGTATACAGACCGTCCGCAAATTCCCGGGTGCCAGCTAAATGACCGCCCGGCGCAACTAGGCCAACTGGCGTGAGCGGACTTTCTTTTAACGCTGGAAATTGAGGCTGCAACGCCTTCAACAAAGCTGCCGCCGTTGTTTTCGTTGTGTTGACGCGAATCGAAGCATGGGCCGGCTGGTTAATGGCTGCTAGAATCTTGGCGGTCTTTGTCTCGCCTAGCTGTGCTTGCAGCTTTTTTACCAGCCAAACCGGCGTACTGCTGGTAATCGCCAAGCGTTGAATCGGATCAGCAATTGTCATCGGATCGGGGTAACCACTGCGCTGTGCCTGCCGTAAAACACCGGTCACAAATTTAGCCACCCCTTGATGGCCTAATTTTTTAGCGATTTCCGTACTGTCAAAGAAAACCGCTCGTGCCGGCACCTTATCTAAATACTGCAGCTGATACACTGACGTCTGCAACAGACAACGCACCCAAGTATCTAATTGTCGTGTTTTAACAAACGGCGCCAAAAGATAATCCAGCGTCAATTGGTGCTGAATCACGCCATAGACAATGTTTGTCAGTAAACCGGCGTCACGCGAATCCAGCTGATATTTGGTGATCACGTGATCGAGCGTCAGGTTGGAATAGCCGCCTTTACCCATGACGCGGGTTAAGGTTTGAACGGCTAACAGTCGCGGATTATTCGGGGTCATCGGTGATCACCTGCTGTCCCACGGTTAAATCGCGGCCAGGGCCGTTCAAATAGTCCGCAATATGCTGTTTGCTTTTCCCGGCTGGCTGGAGCTCATCAATTTGAAAGGTACTCTGTTTGCCCGCCGCGATGACGAGTTGATGCTTGCTGCGTGCGACCACGCTGCCAGCAGGCAAGTTTGTGGTCGCAGTTAATGGTGTGATGGCCCAAAGCTTGGTTCGTTGGCCGTTCATATAAACATACCCGCCGACTTCTGGCCGCAAACCACGTACCCATTGATCCAATGCTCGCGCCGACAAGTGAATATCAAGGTGCTCCTGCTCTTTGGTGATGGTCGGGGCAAACGTGACTTTCTCGGGATCCTGTGGTGTACGGATGGCGGTTTGGTCAATAATCTTCGGCAAGGTTGCCAATAACAAATCACGGCCCAATAAAGATAACTTTGCAAACACAGTGCCAGTATCGTCTTGGCGGGTTAACGGCAACTTCGCCTGCGCAAACATATCGCCAGCATCCATCTTCTTAACCATTTCGATAATGGTGACGCCGGTTTCAGCATCCCCGTTGATAATGCTGTACTGAATCGGTGCCCCACCGCGATACTTCGGCAGCAACGAACCATGGACATTCACAGCAGCAATTTTGGCTGCTTGTAAAAATTTGGTCGGCAAAAATTGCCCGTACGCCGCCGTCACAATAAGATCCGGCGCTAAGGCAATCGCCTGCGCCAGCTCAGGACTGCCGCTAAGCTTTTCTGGCTGTAAAACCGGAATGTTATGAGCGACAGCTGCTTGCTTGACCGGGCTTGCGGCCAGTTTCTGCTTACGGCCGACTTTACGATCCGGCTGCGTCATCACTGCCACCACGTCATAATGCTGGGCAATGAGGCCTTCAAGGATCGGGACGGCAAAATCAGGTGTTCCTAGAAAAATTACTGAAGTCATGTTTTCCTCCAAACGATCGATTCGATATGATGCGTGATACCCTTCGTTGACAACAACTTCAAACAAATGATAGCGGTTCGGGATCAATGGTTACCTGAAATCCTTGCCGGCTGCTTTGTTGCGTTTCTTCAAGAATATGTTGCAAGGTTTTGGCTAAGGCCGGTTCATGTTTATATTTTAAAACGATCTGATAAATATAGCGATTCTTCAAGCGTGCAATCGGTCCGGGCGTTGGTCCAAGCATGATTACCTGATCAGACAACTGTGCGCGCAGTTCTTTGGCCAAGGAAAAAATTGCCTTCGCTGCCTGCGTTTCATCTGGATGACTAACTCCAATCTTAGTTGAAAAGAAATATGGTGGATAGTTGCCTTGGTGGCGCACCGCCATCTCCTGGCGAAAGAAGCCTTCGTAATCCTGACGTTTGGCGTACTGAATGGCGTAATGATCCGGATTAAACGTCTGCACAAACACTTCGCCGGGTTTATCGGCCCGCCCAGCTCGGCCACTTACCTGAGTCAGCAATTGGAACGTCTTTTCACTGGCTCGGAAGTCCGGTAATCCCAGTGACGTATCGGCATTAATGACGCCAACCAAAGTGACATCAGGAAAGTCCAACCCTTTAGCAATCATCTGAGTGCCGAGTAAAATATCGGCTTGATGAGCGCCAAATGCATTCAAAATTCGGGCATGTCCCCCTTTTCGCCGCGTGGTATCAACATCCATACGTAAAATGCGTGCGTTTGGGAGTAACGTCTGCAATTGGGCCTCGACTTTTTGGGTGCCGGTGCCATAATAGCGAATCTTGTCCGATCCACACTGCGGACAGCGATGCGGAATTGCTTCTTCATGGCCGCAGTAGTGACATTTTAGCGTGTGCGTATCCATGTGCAACGTTAGACTGATGTCACAGTTAGGACACTTTGCAACGTAACCGCAATCGCGACACATTACAAAACTGGAGTATCCGCGCCGATTTAGCAGCAAGACGCTTTGTTCATGCCGCTCCAGACGCACCTTCAACGCATCTAACAACGGCGCCGAAAAGTCTTCTTGAGCCCCCTGCGCAAACGCTTCACGCATATCGACAATGTGCACCGGTGGCAATGGCTGATCGTTAATCCGCTGCGGCAAACGTAAAAGCGTGTATACGCCTTTTTCCGCCCGCGCACGGGATTCCAACGATGGCGTGGCCGATCCTAATACAACCGGCGCGTGATGAATCTGTGCGCGCTTCAGTAAGACATCGCGAGCATGGTAACGCGGTACCGAATCCTGCTTATAGCTGGTTTCGTGTTCCTCGTCCATGATGAACACGCCGATATGCCTGAGCGGTGCAAACGCAGCTGAACGCGCACCGACAACCACTTGCGCCTCGCCACGGGCAATGCGTCGCCATTCATCATATTTTTCGCCATCAGACAGGCCGGAATGCATGACGGCAACATGCATCCCGAAGCGTCCCTTAACCCGATCAACCATCTGGGGCGTCAAAGCAATTTCGGGCACCAGCATGAGCGCGGTTTGCCCCGCCGCCAGCACCTGCGCAATCACCTGTAGATAGACTTCGGTTTTACCTGATCCCGTCACCCCTTCAAGTAAGAAAGTTTTCGGCTCTTTTGCTTTCACGGCTTGATTGATCGTGTCCACAATCTTTTTTTGATCGGCCGTTAATGGTAAGGGTTGCGTTAACGGTTGATGCCGAAGTTGCGGATAAGGATCGCGGTAGGTTTCATGGGCTTCTAATTTCAACCAGCCTTTCGCCGCGGCCTGATTAATCGTTGCTTTTGTTAACTTAGTGTGATGTTCCACATCCGTCAGCAATGGTCGTTCATGTTTGGCCGCCCAGGTTCCGATCAGGTCAAGCAATTGCAATTGTTTCACGGCATTTTTGCGTGTTTGTTGCTTTTCTGCGGCAACTTGCTCAGCTGACAATTGGGGAATGAGGTAGAAAACCTGTTTAACCCGGGCGCGATCTTTTTTAACGTAAGAAATGGCCACTTTTTCAGCCTGTGCCAGTTTCATCAAAGCAACCTGATCCTCATCAGAAAGCGTGTTGAAGGCGACGCTATCCGCCTGACCAAAATAGCGGGCTTGCTCCTCAGCCGACAATGCAATCGGTTCGGCAATTTTAACCGCATCAATTTTTAACATGGTTGGTAACATGGTTTGCATGCAGGCAATCCAAAAAGAATAAGTGGTTTCTGCCAGCCATTTCGATAGCGCCAGCATTTCCTGATTCAAGACCGGCGCGGGATCTAAAACATCCAGCAGCGGCTTGAGTTCACCGGCATACTCGCTTTGATCGGAAAGTGCGACAACCATCCCGCTGACTTTCCGCGCTCCTTTTCCAAACTGAACCCAAACACGCATCCCGGGTTGAAGCGCGCCATCGAGTCGTGGTGGCACAAGATAATCAAATGGCCGGTCTGTTTGCATGGTCGGAACATCCACAATCACTTTGGCAATGGTTGCCAAGCGCTCACCCCTTTTGTTTCGGTAACATCCTTGTTAATTGCTCAATTAAAGCCACGGCGACTTTTTGCTTCGTCATTTCCGGCAGCGTCACCGGTGGCTGATCAGGCCGCAAAAAAGTGACCGTATCCGTATCGGCATTAAACCCATGGGTCGCATCGACTGGATTGGCAACGATCATGTCGGCCTTTTTTTTCGTCAGTTTGGTTTGGGCATTGGCTAACAAATCATTGGTTTCTGCGGCAAAACCGATGACTACCTGATGGGTTTTCTTTTGCCCCAATGTCGCCAGAATATCCGGATTCTGGACCAAGGTCAACGTCAAGCCGCTGTTAGCATCGACTTTTTTTATTTTGTGGTCGCTAATCGTCGGCGCGCGATAATCTGCAACCGCCGCCGCCATAATAACTGCATCGGCATCCGGAAAATCCGCCAAAATTGCATCGGCCATTGATTGGGCACTGGTCACCGGCTTCACGGTCACCCCAGGGACAACAGGCAGCTCTCTAGTGGTCACTAAAGTCACCGCTGCACCAGCACCAGCCGCGGCGTTGGCAATGGCGGTGCCCATTTTACCTGATGAGTCATTCGTTAAATAGCGCACCGGATCTAGTCGTTCTTTTGTCCCACCGGCCGAGACAATGATACGCCGGCCTTTTAACCGCGGCTCGGCAAGGTTTTCAAGAAACAGCGCAATCTGATCCGGTTCAGGCATCCGTCCGACTCCGGTATAACCCTCAGCCAATTGTCCGGTAGCAGGTGGCAGCAGACGATAGCCTTGTCTGCTAATCAGCCGCGCAATATTACGCTGCGTTTGTGGATTTTGCCACATTTGATCGTTCATAGCCGGGACCATTAATTTAGGGGCAGTCATTGCTAGCAGCGTCGTGGTAACAACGTTGTCAGCTAAACCGGCCGCTAGCTTTGCCAAGGTATTGGCGGTTGCCGGCACAACGACCCCCAAATCCGCCCAGTGTGCTAAAGCAACATGCGCCACGTGTTCCGGATGATCAAACTCATGTCCGTCCGTCAACACAGCATGTTTACTAACAATGGCCAACGTTTCAGGAGTCACGAACTTCTGCGCACTGGCCGTCATCGCAACTCGGACGTCATACCCGGCTTTGACTAACGCGCGCACCAACAGTGGTATTTTATATGCCGCAATCCCGCCAGTAACAAACAAGGCAATATGTTGCTTTTTCATGAGGCACCCCTCTTACATTTCGTAGTAGCTTTATTATAGCAAACGTGAGCCAAGTTTCCGGTCATGGCGATTAAACCAACTCGGCAAACGCATATCCATTAATGGTCCCAAAAATATTGCCATAAAAAAAGAGCAACCGGTTGTTCTGCTTACCGTTGCCCCTTACTTCAATGGTTTGTCTTTTAATCCTTAATCTTTGTGATCGAGTTTTTCGGCATCCCGTTCAAGCATCTTTGATTTTGGATCAATAATCACGTCGCCAGCAGCAATTTCTTCAAGCGCTTTGCCGACACTCTTATCTGATTTATAATCGGATAACATTTTCAAATCGCCCGCTTCAAGTTCATGTGCACGCTTGGCTGCCAAAACAGCAAGTGAATAACGTGAGGGCACCTTTTCCAATAACTTGTCAATTGAAGGATAAATAATCATGTGATGAGACTCCTTTTTTCATAATCGCCAATTTGCCAAGTCGCAAGTTGGCGCTCTATTATCTAGCTAAATCGGCACTCGCCAACATACCTTTGTAGCGGTCAATGACACGCGGAACACGTAAATGTTCACTTTCGATGATGCGCTCAATCCGCTTGACGGCCAAATCCACTTTGTCGTTAACCACGGCATAATCATAATTTTCCATCATGGTAATTTCGGAAGCCGCCTTGCGAATGCGCTTATCGATGGTCTCGTCGTCATCCGTACCGCGACCTTTCAATCGATGGCGTAATTCACTTAAATCCGGTGGCGTCAGGAAGATAAACACCCCATTGGGACACTTCTTGCGCACCTGCATTGCACCATTGACTTCGATCTCAAGTAACACATCACGCCCGGACTCAAGCGTTTCATTAACGTATTTCAGTGGCGTACCGTAGTAGTTGTCGACATACTTCGCATACTCAAGCATACCACCTGTCGCGATTTCGTGCTCAAACTGTGCTTTGGTTCTGAAGTAATAATCAACGCCATCAACCTCGCCAGGACGCATTTGGCGCGTCGTCATTGAAATAGAATATTGAAAATCCCGGTAGTTGCCTTCAAGCATGGCTTGTCGGACCGTTCCTTTGCCTACGCCGCTGGGACCAGACAAAACAATCAGCATTCCCCGTTCGTGCATGTGTGAACCTCTTTCGTTAAGTATTACTAAACATTTTGCACTTTTTCACCGCCGATTTCAACTGCTTCAAGACCGCGGTAATGAAAACGTCATATGGCGTAAGGTCATCTCGGCATCTTTTTTCCCCAAGGCCATCATTTCGGCAATCGCTGCGGGACGAAAGTTGAAGAGACGAGGCAGTGGCTGACTAGGTTTCAGATAAACATCGCCGTGATCAGACCCGATCCGGCCAATCCCCGTGCCACTGATGGCCACAACAAAATCAGCGCCAATATCTCTTGCAATGTCAACGGGCAGATCATTAACCACGCCACCATCAACAAAACTGGTGCCATGCCGGTCAATCGGTGTAAAAATCCCCGGCATTGCGCTGGAGGCTAACAACCACTCTCTGGCATCAGCAACCGAAAGTCCATCTATGCGCGTCACATGGGCACGTAAGTCGGGTAAGCGCGTGGTGACGGCTAAAACCGCCCGTTGATCGCGTTTTGGCGACCGCAACATCTGCTCAAGTAATGGGACAAAGTTACGTCTGGCAAAGATCGGTCCCCGCGTCTTTAAGCTGGTCAAAGACTGCCACCAATGCGCCAGTTGTTGCGGCGCCATGTGAACCGTAGCAGCAGCGTTAATGGCACCGATTGAAGAACCGATGACAAACGCAGGCACCAGTCGCGGACCCAGCACGCTCCAGACACCGGCTTGATAAGCACCATGCGCCGCCCCGCCACCAAAAACAACTGCCAATACCAACTTTGCCACCTCCAATTCTGTCACGAGCTTGCCGTTGTTACAGGTCGAATAAATTTCAAAAAGTAGTTGCAAGTTTGAACACATGTTCGTATAATGAAGTTACAAACAAACGTTCGGAGGCGCGATCATGGAAAATAAATCGTCAGCACTGCAAAATGTGACCCATCACCTTGTAGCTTCATACCGGGAATTATTCGATCTGGCAGCACCCACGATGCAAATGCCCGCCCATCAAGTGGATCTTTTCATTGATCAGGCGATGCAACGACATTACCAAATTGCACTGTATTTTAACCATGAAACCGCGCCATTTGTGGGCCACATTGTCCGACCACTTGGTGAAAAACGCTTCCTGGTTAAAGGATACCACAGCAACATTTTCCGCATCATGACCAGCACCAGTGTCAATTATATTAAACGATTCAAATAGCTTTTTCTGAATACGGCTCCTGTGACCAAGCAAAAAGCGATTCAAGTAAGACCGATGTCTCCTTGAATCGCTTTTTGTTATGCCGGAAAAAATCTACGAACATTGAATTTTTGGCGCATTCAATACCGTCACCAGTTCACCTGACTACGATGACACTTTGCCATGTTTAAACTCATCGGCCATTCTTAATAGTTCTTCGGCATGTTCAATCGTCAGCTTAGTGATTTTTTCGCCGGCCAGCATCCGCGCAATTTCCTCTACCCGCGCTTTATGGGTTAGTTTATTGACTTGGGTCGTTGTCCGACCGTCATGAACCGCCTTGCTGATGACATACTCATGATCGGCCATGGCAGCCACTTGCGGCAGGTGCGTAATACACAACACCTGCGACCTTTTGGCGATTAAGCTAATTTTATTGGCAATCGCTTGCGCAACCCGTCCGGAAACGCCGGTATCAACCTCATCGAAAATGATCGCCGTGACCCCTTCCGAGCGCGCAAAAATGGTTTTCATCGCAAGCATCAGCCGCGATAATTCCCCACCTGACGCAATTTTGGCTAACGGCTTGGCTTCTTCACCCGGATTAGTCTGAATATAAAAGACCGCTTCGTCTAACCCGTCTGCCCGAAAATCTTTGGCCTTAGTAAAATGAACCGAAAAAACCGTTTTATCCATGTACAGTGACGCCAGCTGCTCGTGGATCGCTTTGGTCAGTTGTTTGGCAGCAGCGTGCCGGCGTTTTGAAAGTGCCGCACCGAGTTTCTGAAGCTGGGCTTGAGATTCTTTTAGGTTGCTGTCTAGATCTTCAACCGATGTTTCGGCTTGTTCCATCTGATTCAATTCCGCCGCTGCCCGTTTGCCATAAGCGATCACTTCATCAAGGGTTTCGCCGTATTTGCGTTTGAGCTGATTAAATAAGTCGAGCCGTTTTTCGACTTCATCTAGGCGGCCTTCGTCAAATTCCTGATCATCGAGTTCTTTCGATAAATCATTTTGGACATCTTGCAAACTATAATACGCACTCTGCAAGTTGTCGGCAATTGCCGCAAAATCCGGATCCAAATCGGCAATGCTTTGCATACTCGACATTGCTTGACCAATTTGATCAAGTGCATTGACTTCCTCATCACTCAACAAGGCATAGCTTTCTTGCAAAGCAGCATTGATTCTTTGAAAGTTTGCCAACCGATCGCGTTCGGTACTTAAATCAGTATCTTCATGCGGTTGCAGATCGGCGCTTTGAATTTCGCTCACCTGGAATTTCAACATATCCAGTCGTTGCGCCCATTCCTGTTCATTTGCCTGTTTTTGCTTCACTGCTTGTAAGGTACGCTGATAATTTTGATAAACTTCTGCATATTGGTGGCGAATTTTCAGCAGATCATCACCGGCAAAGGCATCCAATAAACCTAGATGCGTTTCCGAATGCATCAGCTGCTGATGTTCATTCTGGCCGTGAATATCCACCAACGTTTCGCCAATCGCTTTCAAGGTGGCGGTGTTGACCAGATGACCGTTAACGCGACAAACGTTCCGGCCGCTGCGGAATAATTCGCGCTGTAACAAGACGGTGTCGTTTTGGTCCGGATCCATCACCCCGAAAGCCTGGAGTTTGGCTTCCGTCAATGGATTTGCCTGCGCGTCAAACAAACCTTCCAAGCTTGCCTTGGATGCCCCGGTTCGGATGAAATCAACCGATCCGCGCCCACCAGCCAACAAACCCACCGCATCAATAATAATTGACTTGCCGGCCCCGGTCTCACCAGTGAGCGCCGTCATCCCTGACTGAAAGCTCAACGCCAAGTTATCAATGATGGCAAAATCATGAATTGCTAACTCCTGTAACATCTTTTCACCCCACCATGGCCTCAAGTTCCGCCAATACATCGGTTGCATACTGTGCCGAGCGACAAATAATGAGAATGGATGCATCCCCGCTAATCGTCGCAAAAATTCGCCGGTCGTCCAATTGTTCGATCAGCGTCTCAACCGCGGCTGCCGTCCCTGGCAAAAGCGCCAAATGGACAAAATTATCCATTGCTTCGCCCCACTTCATCGCGGTAACCAATGTCCGCCGCAGTTTATCCGTAGCGGGCAGCTGCTTTTCCGCGGGCATACTGTAGCGATAATGTCCTTCACCTGCCGGAATCTTAACCAATTGCATTTCTTTAATATCCCGGGAAATCGTCGCCTGAGTGACCGGAATTTTCATCTCGGTCAAACGGGCCACCAAATCTTCCTGCCGTTCTATCGGCTCACTTTGAATTAAGCGTTGAATTGTCGCTTGTCGTTCGCGCTTTCGCATGTGCTCACCTCTGTCATGAATGCATTTTTAACGTGAAAAAATGCTTTACCCATAGCATAGCGCAGACGCACTAGGCTTACCAAATTTTTGCATAAATATTCAATTAAGGGCGTTTTAATGCAGCATAAGCATCACTAAGGGTTCGCTCGATATCAACAGTTGGTGCGATTTCTCCAGGGGTTTGGTCAGCATTTTGCAAATGAATTAAAAATTCAATATTGCCTTCGCCGCCTTTGATTGGACTGTACGCCAACCCTAAAACGTTATAGCCGGTGGCACTGGCAAAGTTGACGATCATCTTCAACACATCCCGATGAACCTGAGGATCGCGGACAATGCCATGCTTCCCAACATGCGCAGGCCCGGCTTCAAATTGCGGCTTAATGAGTGCCACCGCGTGACCGTGCGGCATTAAGATGGCTTTTAGCGGCGGCAAAATGAGTTTCAACGAAATAAAACTAACATCGGTCATGGCAAATTCCACGGGGCCATCGGTAAAATCTTCAGGCTTGCTATAACGAAAATTCACCCGTTCCATCACTTTCACGCGCGGATCCTCACGAAGCTTCCAAGCCAGTTGATTATAGCCGACATCCAAGGCATAGCTCATCTTGGCACCATTTTGTAAAGCAACATCGGTAAAGCCGCCAGTTGATGCGCCAATGTCAAGTACGGTTTTACCCGTCAAATCAAGCGCAAATACTTTCAGTGCTTTAGCCAGTTTAAGCCCACCACGACTTACATACGGCATTTTTTTGCCTTTCACATGCAAAATGGCATCGCCGGGGATTTTGACCCCCGGCTTATCCAAACGTTGATTGTTCTGATCATAGACTTCGCCAGCCATCACCGAACGCTTGGCCTGTTCGCGTGACTCAAATAAGCCTTGCTCCACAAGCAGTACATCGACCCGTTCTTTTTTTACTTTTGTCATGCTTGTAACACCGCCAAAATCGATTTTAAGTCGGCTGCATCAACGGTCAGGCTGTTTAACGCAGCAGTGGCTTGCTGAAACTGGGTCGCCAATGCTTGTTTGGCACCGGCTAATCCCAGCAGTTCGGGAAATGTATTTTTGTGTTCGGCCACATCCTTATCGGCGGTTTTACCTAATTCCGCGGTGGTTTTAGTCACATCATTGATATCATCTTTGATTTGAAAACCCAGACCAAAAGCAGCCGCAAAATCGGCTAAGGCAACTTGATCGGCTTCGGGAATCGCGACAAACAAACTACCCATTGCCACACCGGCCTGGATCAGCGCGCCGGTTTTAGCCTGATGCATCTGTTTGAGAGTTGCTAGGTCATATTGCGTTTGCTCGCCATCCATATCAAGTACCTGGCCTGCAACCATTCCTGAACTGCCGGCCGCTTCTGCCAGGATTTGAACAAGTGCAGCGCCTTTTTCCGGATAGTGCTGGCTTAAGATAGCAAATGCGTCAGTTAACAACGCATCCCCAGCCAAAATCGCGAGCGCTTCGCCAAATTGCTTGTGATTCGTGGGCTGACCGCGGCGAAGATCATCATTATCCATGGCCGGTAAATCATCGTGAATCAATGAATAGGTGTGCACAAATTCAAGTGCGGTTGCAGCGGGTAATGCTTCGGCAACCACGCCATCATACATAGCAACGATGCTCAATAACAGCAACGGCCGCAACCGCTTGCCGCCTGCATCAACCGAATAAGCCATCGCCGCACGCAAATGAGGATTGGCCACAGTTGCCAGTTGTTCGTCTAAAGCATGATTAATTGCTGTTTGCCAGTCGGTTAGCGTTGGACTCATTGTTGGCCTTCTTTGGGCTGAAATGGTTGGGTGGTACCATCATCGCTCACCATTTCCGTCACCGTCTTTTCTGCTGATTTCAGCGTTTTTTCGAGTTCCTGACTCAATTTGACCCCGACTTTAAATTGATCTAGGGCTTTTTCAAGCGGTACATCGCCTTGTTCTAATTGATTCACAATGCCTTCAAGTTGTGCGAGTTTTTCTTCAAAC harbors:
- the coaBC gene encoding bifunctional phosphopantothenoylcysteine decarboxylase/phosphopantothenate--cysteine ligase CoaBC; translated protein: MKKQHIALFVTGGIAAYKIPLLVRALVKAGYDVRVAMTASAQKFVTPETLAIVSKHAVLTDGHEFDHPEHVAHVALAHWADLGVVVPATANTLAKLAAGLADNVVTTTLLAMTAPKLMVPAMNDQMWQNPQTQRNIARLISRQGYRLLPPATGQLAEGYTGVGRMPEPDQIALFLENLAEPRLKGRRIIVSAGGTKERLDPVRYLTNDSSGKMGTAIANAAAGAGAAVTLVTTRELPVVPGVTVKPVTSAQSMADAILADFPDADAVIMAAAVADYRAPTISDHKIKKVDANSGLTLTLVQNPDILATLGQKKTHQVVIGFAAETNDLLANAQTKLTKKKADMIVANPVDATHGFNADTDTVTFLRPDQPPVTLPEMTKQKVAVALIEQLTRMLPKQKG
- the rpoZ gene encoding DNA-directed RNA polymerase subunit omega — translated: MIIYPSIDKLLEKVPSRYSLAVLAAKRAHELEAGDLKMLSDYKSDKSVGKALEEIAAGDVIIDPKSKMLERDAEKLDHKD
- the gmk gene encoding guanylate kinase, coding for MHERGMLIVLSGPSGVGKGTVRQAMLEGNYRDFQYSISMTTRQMRPGEVDGVDYYFRTKAQFEHEIATGGMLEYAKYVDNYYGTPLKYVNETLESGRDVLLEIEVNGAMQVRKKCPNGVFIFLTPPDLSELRHRLKGRGTDDDETIDKRIRKAASEITMMENYDYAVVNDKVDLAVKRIERIIESEHLRVPRVIDRYKGMLASADLAR
- a CDS encoding patatin-like phospholipase family protein, giving the protein MVLAVVFGGGAAHGAYQAGVWSVLGPRLVPAFVIGSSIGAINAAATVHMAPQQLAHWWQSLTSLKTRGPIFARRNFVPLLEQMLRSPKRDQRAVLAVTTRLPDLRAHVTRIDGLSVADAREWLLASSAMPGIFTPIDRHGTSFVDGGVVNDLPVDIARDIGADFVVAISGTGIGRIGSDHGDVYLKPSQPLPRLFNFRPAAIAEMMALGKKDAEMTLRHMTFSLPRS
- the recN gene encoding DNA repair protein RecN, producing the protein MLQELAIHDFAIIDNLALSFQSGMTALTGETGAGKSIIIDAVGLLAGGRGSVDFIRTGASKASLEGLFDAQANPLTEAKLQAFGVMDPDQNDTVLLQRELFRSGRNVCRVNGHLVNTATLKAIGETLVDIHGQNEHQQLMHSETHLGLLDAFAGDDLLKIRHQYAEVYQNYQRTLQAVKQKQANEQEWAQRLDMLKFQVSEIQSADLQPHEDTDLSTERDRLANFQRINAALQESYALLSDEEVNALDQIGQAMSSMQSIADLDPDFAAIADNLQSAYYSLQDVQNDLSKELDDQEFDEGRLDEVEKRLDLFNQLKRKYGETLDEVIAYGKRAAAELNQMEQAETSVEDLDSNLKESQAQLQKLGAALSKRRHAAAKQLTKAIHEQLASLYMDKTVFSVHFTKAKDFRADGLDEAVFYIQTNPGEEAKPLAKIASGGELSRLMLAMKTIFARSEGVTAIIFDEVDTGVSGRVAQAIANKISLIAKRSQVLCITHLPQVAAMADHEYVISKAVHDGRTTTQVNKLTHKARVEEIARMLAGEKITKLTIEHAEELLRMADEFKHGKVSS
- a CDS encoding arginine repressor, with the translated sequence MRKRERQATIQRLIQSEPIERQEDLVARLTEMKIPVTQATISRDIKEMQLVKIPAGEGHYRYSMPAEKQLPATDKLRRTLVTAMKWGEAMDNFVHLALLPGTAAAVETLIEQLDDRRIFATISGDASILIICRSAQYATDVLAELEAMVG